In Patescibacteria group bacterium, a single genomic region encodes these proteins:
- a CDS encoding lamin tail domain-containing protein — translation MKKRLIILGIVVLTVLQLKRGAFVFANNNLQFSEIAWMGTATSSNDEWIELKNNYNETIDLNGWKIIARDGVPIINLTGSIIPGGFYLLERTDDDTVVDIPADLLYSGALVDTGEFLELWNSTGEVIDTVDALAGWPAGDKITKQTMDWDGSNWVMSVSAGGTPKAERAAVIVEPVPAVVSQVEYNNAPLIANNDADDLVVVKRYLLGDVVVNEFVSDPSAGEDEWVELFNNTDQVIDLSGWTITEGSGKETVLSGSILKHKYFVVEKIKGNLNNDGDVIVLRDAGKNLVDKVAYGNWDDGQAKDNAPAAKDPKSAARKIDGYNSYNNKFDFVKTDQPSKNAGNIILNEVLQSVINEIASSTATTTASSSQIKIDNLIIATTTVATTTKKNLEIKINEILPSPDKGGEEWIELYNDSTTKINLFNWSVDDDDQGGSKPYKFATTTWIGPKEFYILKGTVSKLALNNDGDKVILIDDNGGIVDKIIYEKTVVGQAYARNDEGQWLWTMVVTPGEKNNLMQKEIILAEQEFSTVQGDDMVLDIPLMISLEEARKMEKGAYILVEGTVTVLPGVLGSQYFYIGINQKTSDGVVNFGLQIYSNKKDFPVLKVGDNVEVLGEISETNGEKRLKTSSEKDIHIIGRGKTVIPQKMTCENIDDSLFGVLVEVDGEISDIKSTGIYLDDGTDEMRVYVKKTTGIDYKEYKEASKIRVIGIVGSAKSELRLLPRSKDDIIILDKKMAVDTVKNTSLEPKVLGATLDNSDLVIEPRAGNEAIKYLVVLLGGGMLMSLVWFFKFRKI, via the coding sequence ATGAAAAAGCGCTTAATAATTTTAGGCATTGTTGTACTGACAGTGCTTCAATTGAAAAGGGGCGCTTTTGTGTTTGCGAATAACAATTTGCAATTCAGCGAAATTGCCTGGATGGGGACCGCGACTTCGAGTAATGACGAGTGGATCGAGTTAAAAAATAATTATAATGAGACAATTGATTTGAATGGCTGGAAAATCATCGCACGTGATGGTGTGCCAATTATTAATTTGACCGGCAGTATTATTCCCGGCGGTTTTTATTTACTGGAAAGAACGGATGATGACACCGTGGTTGATATTCCAGCGGATTTGCTTTATAGTGGCGCCTTGGTAGACACTGGCGAGTTTTTGGAGTTATGGAATTCAACTGGTGAAGTAATTGATACAGTTGATGCTTTGGCGGGTTGGCCGGCGGGTGATAAGATAACGAAGCAGACAATGGATTGGGACGGGTCTAATTGGGTAATGAGCGTGAGTGCTGGTGGCACGCCCAAGGCGGAGCGTGCGGCAGTGATTGTTGAGCCAGTACCGGCTGTTGTGTCTCAAGTCGAGTATAACAATGCACCGCTTATTGCTAACAATGATGCTGACGACCTGGTTGTTGTAAAGAGGTATTTACTAGGCGACGTAGTTGTTAATGAGTTTGTATCCGATCCAAGCGCTGGCGAAGATGAGTGGGTGGAATTATTTAATAACACCGATCAGGTTATTGATTTGAGCGGTTGGACGATTACAGAAGGCAGTGGCAAGGAAACAGTTCTAAGTGGTAGTATTTTGAAGCACAAATATTTTGTAGTGGAAAAGATTAAGGGTAATTTAAATAATGATGGCGATGTAATTGTTTTGCGTGATGCGGGAAAAAATTTGGTTGACAAGGTAGCTTATGGTAATTGGGATGATGGACAGGCGAAGGATAATGCACCGGCAGCCAAGGATCCCAAAAGCGCGGCGCGTAAGATTGATGGTTATAATAGTTATAATAATAAATTTGATTTTGTAAAAACAGATCAGCCATCCAAGAACGCCGGTAATATAATTTTGAATGAGGTATTGCAAAGTGTAATTAATGAAATAGCGAGTAGCACGGCGACCACCACGGCTAGTAGTAGTCAAATAAAGATTGATAATTTGATTATAGCGACAACAACAGTGGCGACGACTACAAAGAAAAATTTAGAAATAAAAATTAACGAAATATTACCAAGTCCAGACAAGGGTGGTGAAGAGTGGATTGAATTATACAATGATAGCACGACGAAGATTAATCTTTTTAATTGGAGTGTTGATGACGATGACCAGGGTGGGAGTAAGCCGTATAAATTTGCGACTACTACCTGGATTGGACCGAAAGAGTTCTATATTTTAAAAGGGACAGTATCAAAATTAGCCTTAAACAATGATGGCGACAAGGTGATTTTGATTGACGACAATGGAGGCATTGTTGATAAAATTATTTACGAAAAAACTGTTGTCGGCCAGGCTTATGCGAGAAACGATGAGGGGCAGTGGTTGTGGACGATGGTAGTGACACCGGGTGAGAAAAACAATTTAATGCAAAAAGAAATAATTTTGGCTGAGCAAGAATTTAGCACAGTGCAGGGCGATGACATGGTCCTGGATATTCCGTTGATGATAAGTCTGGAAGAGGCACGCAAAATGGAAAAAGGCGCCTATATTTTAGTTGAGGGCACAGTCACGGTTTTGCCCGGTGTGCTGGGAAGTCAATATTTTTACATTGGAATAAATCAAAAAACTTCTGATGGTGTAGTTAATTTTGGTTTGCAAATTTACAGCAATAAAAAAGATTTTCCTGTTTTGAAAGTGGGCGACAACGTGGAGGTGCTTGGCGAAATCTCAGAAACCAATGGTGAGAAGCGCTTAAAGACGTCTTCTGAAAAAGATATACATATTATTGGTAGGGGGAAAACGGTGATACCGCAAAAAATGACTTGTGAAAATATTGACGACAGTTTATTTGGCGTCTTGGTGGAGGTTGATGGAGAAATTAGCGATATCAAATCGACGGGAATATACCTTGATGATGGTACAGATGAAATGCGGGTTTATGTCAAAAAAACAACAGGAATTGATTATAAGGAATATAAAGAAGCGAGTAAAATTAGGGTAATCGGTATCGTTGGTTCGGCTAAAAGTGAGCTTAGATTGTTGCCCAGAAGTAAAGATGATATAATAATATTAGATAAAAAAATGGCCGTGGATACAGTCAAAAATACATCTTTGGAGCCAAAAGTGTTGGGAGCAACCTTGGATAATAGTGATTTGGTAATTGAGCCACGAGCTGGTAATGAGGCTATAAAATATTTGGTAGTTTTATTGGGTGGTGGCATGCTTATGTCACTGGTGTGGTTTTTTAAGTTTAGAAAAATATAG
- the pilM gene encoding type IV pilus assembly protein PilM yields the protein MSFFQMETSFIGVDIGINGIKVVELQKKDNKPALVNYGFSEDATFKGEDWANDVVKTAGIINKICEDSGIINKNVVSALPTFAVFSSIINIPDVPKSDIDYTIEWEAKKVIPLPIEDMILDWKKIENKEDEKQKGSNYLLTGAPKILVKKQLDIFREAGLNLLSLETETFSLIRSLLGNNKSAVILIEIGAGTTDVSLIENAIPVFSRSIDVGGDTISKTISQHLNIGIERAEQFKYDLGIVSMDSDDNIVPKLIINSLSAVVNEIKYVVSMYQNRNNKKAEKIVLSGGSALLPGLAGYLSKILDMNVVIGDPWSFVSCPDDLKPMLNEIGPRMSVAVGLALRNFK from the coding sequence ATGAGTTTTTTTCAAATGGAAACAAGTTTTATTGGTGTTGATATTGGAATTAACGGAATTAAAGTAGTAGAGCTTCAAAAAAAAGACAATAAACCGGCCTTGGTTAACTATGGTTTTAGCGAAGATGCTACCTTTAAGGGAGAGGATTGGGCAAATGATGTTGTAAAAACGGCCGGCATTATAAATAAAATTTGCGAAGACTCTGGAATAATAAATAAAAATGTTGTTTCAGCCTTGCCGACCTTTGCGGTTTTTTCATCGATAATTAATATTCCTGATGTTCCAAAGAGTGATATTGACTACACTATTGAGTGGGAAGCAAAAAAAGTAATCCCTTTGCCTATTGAAGATATGATTTTGGATTGGAAAAAAATTGAAAATAAGGAAGATGAGAAACAAAAAGGTTCAAATTATTTATTAACCGGTGCTCCTAAAATTTTAGTTAAAAAACAACTAGATATTTTTCGAGAGGCAGGCTTAAACTTGTTAAGTCTAGAGACAGAAACTTTTTCTTTGATAAGGTCTTTACTAGGAAATAATAAGTCGGCAGTAATATTAATAGAAATTGGTGCTGGCACGACAGATGTTTCGTTGATAGAAAATGCCATCCCTGTCTTTAGTAGGAGTATTGACGTTGGCGGTGATACGATTTCCAAAACAATTAGTCAGCATCTAAATATCGGTATTGAAAGAGCAGAGCAATTTAAATACGACCTGGGAATAGTTTCCATGGATTCAGATGATAATATCGTGCCAAAATTAATTATTAATTCTTTGTCGGCGGTGGTAAATGAAATAAAATATGTTGTCAGCATGTATCAGAATAGAAATAATAAAAAAGCTGAAAAAATAGTTCTATCTGGTGGATCAGCACTGCTTCCGGGATTGGCTGGTTATTTATCAAAAATTTTAGATATGAATGTGGTGATTGGTGATCCCTGGTCATTTGTATCTTGCCCCGATGATTTAAAACCAATGTTAAATGAAATCGGTCCCAGGATGTCAGTGGCAGTGGGCCTAGCGTTAAGAAATTTTAAATAA
- a CDS encoding type II secretion system F family protein, with protein MPNFKYKGVNSHGQVVNGLVEAVDSQMANKSLANNGIDVFFLREKKGIQLLFNLSFLSGVTTKEVVIFIRQFSVLISASVTLSDALQLLAAQTEGKTLKKVISEIAGNVEGGMRLSDAFEKHATVFSKFFINVVRSGETSGKLDEVLNYLADELEKDYDMLSKIKGAMIYPAFVFFGLLVVGGIMMVFVVPKLVNMMLETGGELPASTRALITISDFFVHFWPLMIISIIGLVMLFRYLKKTKKGKKIIDSMSLKVPIFGNLMNKIYLVRFSRSLRTLIVGGSTITSGLKVAAGVIDNSVYQDLINQTIKEVEDGNSISGVFMANSHIIPGMVPQMMMVGEKTGRLDFTLEKIVDFYTREINNIVANLMTLMEPIIMVVMGIGVGVMVAAIVMPMYQMSSNM; from the coding sequence ATGCCAAACTTTAAGTACAAAGGAGTTAATAGTCATGGACAAGTTGTTAACGGTCTTGTTGAGGCAGTTGATAGTCAGATGGCTAACAAGTCACTGGCCAATAATGGCATTGATGTGTTTTTTTTACGTGAAAAAAAAGGCATCCAACTATTATTTAATTTATCTTTTCTATCTGGAGTTACCACTAAGGAAGTTGTTATTTTTATTCGACAATTTTCAGTTTTGATTTCGGCAAGCGTTACCCTGTCAGATGCTTTGCAGTTATTGGCCGCGCAAACAGAGGGCAAGACTTTGAAAAAAGTAATTTCGGAAATTGCGGGAAATGTTGAAGGTGGTATGCGCCTATCTGATGCTTTTGAGAAACATGCAACGGTTTTTTCTAAGTTTTTTATTAACGTTGTTCGTTCTGGAGAAACATCTGGAAAACTTGATGAGGTTTTAAATTATTTGGCCGATGAGTTGGAAAAAGATTATGACATGTTGAGCAAGATTAAAGGAGCAATGATTTACCCAGCTTTTGTCTTTTTTGGTTTACTGGTTGTTGGTGGTATCATGATGGTTTTCGTGGTGCCAAAATTGGTCAATATGATGCTTGAAACTGGCGGCGAACTTCCAGCGTCAACAAGAGCATTAATTACTATTTCTGATTTCTTTGTTCATTTTTGGCCCTTAATGATAATTTCTATAATTGGGCTGGTAATGCTTTTCCGTTACCTTAAAAAAACAAAAAAAGGAAAAAAAATTATTGATTCAATGAGTTTAAAAGTGCCAATTTTTGGTAATCTGATGAATAAAATTTACTTGGTGCGTTTTTCCAGATCTTTACGAACGTTGATTGTCGGCGGCTCAACAATTACTAGTGGCTTAAAAGTGGCTGCGGGCGTGATCGATAATAGTGTTTATCAAGATTTGATTAATCAGACAATTAAGGAAGTAGAAGATGGAAACTCTATTTCGGGTGTGTTTATGGCAAATAGTCATATTATCCCAGGAATGGTGCCACAAATGATGATGGTCGGTGAAAAAACCGGTCGCCTTGACTTTACTTTGGAAAAAATTGTAGATTTTTATACACGTGAAATAAATAACATCGTTGCCAATTTGATGACTCTAATGGAGCCGATTATTATGGTAGTAATGGGCATTGGTGTAGGTGTAATGGTTGCGGCAATTGTAATGCCGATGTATCAGATGTCGTCGAATATGTAA
- a CDS encoding response regulator, producing MSDQKIKILLIEDDPFLSSMYSTKFELENFQVFSGDDGRKGLDLALAEIPDIILLDILMPVMDGFQVLENLKKDDRTKNIPVILLTNLNQKDDIERGLSMGANDYLIKAHFMPSEVVDKIRKVMNDKNNAKL from the coding sequence ATGTCAGATCAAAAAATAAAAATTCTTTTAATAGAAGACGATCCTTTTTTGTCAAGCATGTATTCGACAAAATTTGAATTGGAAAATTTTCAAGTTTTTTCCGGCGATGATGGTCGCAAGGGCTTGGATTTAGCCTTGGCTGAGATTCCGGATATTATTTTATTGGATATTTTAATGCCGGTGATGGATGGGTTTCAGGTTTTGGAAAATTTGAAAAAAGATGATCGGACCAAAAATATCCCAGTTATTCTTTTGACTAATTTAAATCAAAAAGATGATATTGAAAGAGGGCTTTCGATGGGGGCTAACGATTATTTAATCAAAGCTCATTTTATGCCTTCGGAGGTGGTTGATAAGATTCGAAAAGTCATGAACGATAAAAATAATGCCAAACTTTAA
- a CDS encoding GspE/PulE family protein, translating to MFHKENLLDILVQKGVFITPEVLADIVKTSETTHESIENVILERKIISEEDLAQIKSEIYGLPYVDLRKKEVGTAILNKISKNIAENYRVVCFGWDKNVIKIGIVDPDNFKAIEAVDYLAKGQGLHVEYYYISSQSFLSVHKQYVSLTQELSSALETKKAESDLIDIEEAEKIEIGDATKSAPVIRIVSVIIRHAVEGGASDIHIEPMQKETRVRYRIDGILHTSLVLPRSVHDAIIARIKVMANLKLDETRIPQDGHIRLVVNEKEYDFRVSILPLVDTEKVVMRVLDTAKGAPTIEDLGYEGEQYKLIKEAAEKTEGLIVVTGPTGSGKSTTLFAILNLVNKEGVNIATLEDPVEYRIKGINQSQVKPEIGYTFAAGLRSFLRQDPDIIMVGEIRDQETCELAVHAAMTGHLVFSTVHTLDSISTVARLEDLGVEPFLLGATLKMIVAQRLVRKVCKQCKEETVLPENYLNEIREELDKVGVEYISTLIKDYKKENIKFFKGKGCGHCGNTGYAGRVAISEVLFVNRELKELISASKELLSIETIRKYQKFISIKQDGIIKALKGETTMEEVLRVMRD from the coding sequence ATGTTTCATAAAGAGAATCTATTAGATATTTTAGTTCAAAAGGGAGTATTCATAACTCCTGAGGTCTTGGCTGACATAGTGAAAACATCTGAGACTACTCATGAGAGTATTGAGAATGTAATTTTGGAAAGAAAAATCATCAGCGAAGAGGATTTGGCACAAATAAAATCAGAAATTTATGGCTTGCCTTATGTTGATTTGCGCAAAAAAGAAGTTGGGACTGCGATTTTGAATAAAATTTCTAAAAATATTGCGGAAAATTATCGAGTAGTTTGTTTTGGTTGGGATAAGAATGTTATTAAGATAGGCATTGTGGATCCTGATAATTTTAAGGCGATTGAGGCTGTGGACTATTTAGCTAAAGGGCAAGGATTGCACGTTGAATATTATTATATCTCTTCGCAAAGTTTTTTATCTGTGCACAAACAATATGTTTCCCTGACACAGGAGCTATCTTCAGCCTTAGAGACAAAAAAGGCAGAGTCTGATTTGATTGATATCGAGGAGGCGGAAAAAATAGAAATAGGCGATGCTACCAAGAGCGCTCCAGTAATTAGAATTGTGTCGGTTATTATTCGTCATGCTGTCGAGGGCGGTGCTTCTGATATTCATATTGAGCCAATGCAGAAGGAGACTAGAGTTAGATATCGTATTGATGGAATTTTACACACTTCATTAGTCTTACCAAGGAGTGTGCATGATGCAATTATTGCCAGAATTAAAGTAATGGCCAATTTGAAACTGGACGAAACGCGTATTCCGCAAGATGGTCATATTCGTCTAGTGGTTAATGAAAAAGAATACGATTTTCGTGTTTCAATCTTGCCGTTAGTTGATACTGAAAAGGTGGTTATGAGGGTTTTAGATACAGCTAAGGGGGCGCCAACAATTGAGGATTTGGGATATGAGGGAGAGCAATATAAGCTAATCAAAGAGGCGGCAGAAAAAACCGAAGGTTTAATCGTAGTTACCGGTCCAACAGGATCAGGAAAATCAACTACACTTTTTGCCATTTTAAACCTTGTTAATAAGGAGGGTGTTAATATTGCCACCCTAGAGGACCCAGTTGAATATCGAATTAAGGGCATTAATCAATCACAGGTGAAGCCGGAAATTGGTTACACTTTTGCGGCTGGCTTGCGTTCTTTTTTACGTCAAGACCCAGATATTATTATGGTGGGAGAAATTCGTGATCAAGAGACTTGCGAATTGGCTGTTCATGCTGCCATGACCGGGCATTTAGTTTTTTCTACTGTCCACACCTTGGATTCTATCAGTACTGTTGCGCGTTTGGAGGATTTGGGAGTGGAGCCGTTTTTGTTGGGCGCAACCTTAAAAATGATAGTTGCTCAAAGATTGGTTCGCAAGGTTTGTAAACAATGTAAAGAAGAAACTGTTTTGCCAGAAAATTATTTAAATGAAATCAGAGAGGAATTAGACAAGGTGGGTGTTGAATATATTAGTACGCTAATTAAGGATTATAAAAAAGAAAATATCAAATTTTTTAAAGGCAAGGGGTGTGGACATTGTGGTAACACTGGCTATGCTGGACGAGTAGCTATTTCCGAAGTTTTATTCGTTAATAGAGAATTAAAAGAATTGATTAGTGCTAGTAAAGAATTGTTGTCAATTGAAACAATTCGTAAATACCAAAAATTTATTAGCATTAAGCAGGATGGAATAATCAAAGCTTTAAAAGGGGAAACAACTATGGAGGAGGTTTTACGAGTAATGAGAGATTAA
- a CDS encoding lytic transglycosylase, producing the protein MESLFKHFGLSGEDIKAINKRGIKKGAEAGSRDDGAELVMAEDANFKEIDIISNRGEVGEVFDINIEANKINNGVKKGEPANEGRRFFLKQAAGATVGAAAIGFLGNDVVRGSIKGLEKIMEFDDRNQGSEDLINEETKKMLEENALPIRDLIKYNAPGRIDLTTIDTLEILKNYWKERHQKSPELRNSLAKAYREMTTYHEGLDGSYADIIKEKFREVGVPEEFCFLAIPESYWNMKARSGAGAVGPYQFTVKTAKQWKLITDDRNDERMDPVRSGWACAKQLKYLYDNARKDWNLALSGYNGGQLWLYLHKDHKKNHNLTPYRDFLAYVEDEVNKIRDEIKKENYQKHKVVKGDTIGAIAVKYGKKKAEIISLNKIKNTEIKIGEVLNVPYTEEEKENVFNARIAELGYFENLTYPAKFNAINELIKEGFVVAERHPNNSKLAHHNQGKGHKIAVIEPDLRQTKNKKV; encoded by the coding sequence ATGGAATCTTTGTTTAAACATTTTGGCTTATCTGGCGAGGATATAAAAGCCATAAATAAAAGAGGAATAAAGAAAGGCGCTGAAGCTGGGTCAAGAGATGATGGTGCTGAGTTGGTGATGGCTGAAGATGCTAATTTTAAGGAGATTGATATAATTAGTAACAGGGGTGAAGTTGGTGAAGTGTTTGATATTAATATAGAAGCAAATAAAATTAATAATGGTGTTAAAAAAGGCGAACCTGCAAACGAGGGGCGTCGTTTTTTTTTGAAGCAAGCTGCTGGGGCCACGGTGGGTGCCGCCGCGATTGGTTTTCTAGGAAATGATGTAGTCCGAGGTAGTATTAAGGGCTTAGAAAAAATTATGGAGTTTGACGACAGGAATCAGGGAAGTGAAGATTTGATAAATGAGGAGACGAAAAAAATGCTTGAAGAAAATGCACTACCAATTCGGGATTTAATAAAGTACAATGCACCTGGTAGGATTGATTTAACTACAATCGATACATTGGAAATATTAAAAAACTATTGGAAAGAAAGACATCAGAAGAGTCCCGAATTAAGAAATAGCCTGGCAAAGGCTTATCGTGAAATGACCACTTATCATGAAGGCTTAGATGGGTCCTACGCTGATATTATAAAAGAGAAATTTCGAGAAGTGGGTGTGCCGGAAGAATTTTGTTTTTTGGCAATTCCGGAATCCTATTGGAATATGAAGGCGCGCTCAGGGGCTGGAGCAGTTGGTCCGTATCAATTTACAGTTAAAACAGCTAAGCAGTGGAAATTAATAACTGATGATCGTAACGATGAGAGAATGGACCCAGTGCGTAGCGGCTGGGCTTGTGCTAAACAATTAAAATATCTTTATGATAATGCGCGTAAGGATTGGAACTTAGCCCTTTCTGGGTACAACGGTGGACAGCTTTGGCTATATTTACACAAGGATCATAAGAAAAATCATAACTTAACACCATATAGGGATTTTTTGGCGTATGTTGAAGATGAAGTAAATAAAATAAGGGATGAAATTAAAAAAGAGAATTATCAAAAACATAAAGTCGTAAAGGGGGACACTATTGGTGCAATCGCAGTGAAATATGGCAAGAAAAAGGCGGAAATTATTTCTTTAAATAAAATTAAAAATACGGAAATAAAAATAGGCGAGGTGTTAAATGTGCCATATACGGAAGAGGAGAAAGAAAATGTCTTTAATGCCAGGATTGCGGAACTTGGTTATTTTGAAAACTTAACATATCCCGCAAAGTTTAATGCTATTAATGAATTAATTAAGGAGGGTTTTGTTGTGGCTGAGCGTCATCCTAATAATAGTAAATTGGCCCACCATAATCAGGGAAAAGGTCATAAAATAGCCGTAATAGAGCCTGATTTACGCCAGACCAAGAACAAGAAAGTATAA
- a CDS encoding DNA translocase FtsK, producing the protein MGRRRKKKGFTRFLTVPRMPEMDLDPETKKSIFIVVLLAVGAISVLGIFNLAGGLGLSLKDVFTWTFGQTRLLYASLLLAWAFYLYSDRYELRGGNWLGLFLFTMSLQATLSLFVPMDQWDQALSLGNGGGQVGMFLAGVFINVMGLYASILIALSLLTISFLLLFNTTLNRMFGRESLIGKILYPINFILNKIFNRHKEEEEEENEENEEEEEEEEEEEEEEENEEEESDEEEHEEKEEHEEEEEEPEEEKEEEEDDNEVELPEFMKKGDVEEDSDPWWMEKNNDEIRVPLTLLNDKKEKPTSGDIEENKEIIKNTLEQFKLSVDMGAVCVGPTVTQYTFKPARGVKLSKVTTLSNDLALALAAHPIRIEAPIPGKSLVGIEVPNKTKAMVSLKEILSSKSYKERKHNMMVALGKDVAGQNWLDDVTKMPHLLVAGATNSGKSVCLNTIIVSLLYQNTSDDLRFIMVDPKRVELPGYNGLPHLLCPVITDVKQTVSALNWCLREMESRFIFLSREGFRNIQSYNEANPDVKMPYIVFIIDELADLMVTASKEIETAVIRLAQMSRAVGIHLVLATQRPSVNVITGLIKANMPARIAFSVASGQDSRTILDSMGAEKLLGQGDMLVINAQVSKPLRLQGAYLSDAEIKKVVKYIKTKSSKPNFISGILEQANTGGGGSMMSGDGGGNGGDDKFEEAKEMVINSGKASASLLQRRMSIGYSRAARLIDLLEENGIVGPANGAKAREILVTKEQYEAVSHTAISGVSVHRRDEARAPKSFLGEEADEEIGGAPIFKSSRVKKEDDEEEDEEDEEDEEEEEEEEEEEEEEEEESASSADADAEDDENEDENEEDDEEEDEAEEETEEDGEKGDDLEEDHGKYFSK; encoded by the coding sequence ATGGGTAGAAGAAGAAAAAAGAAAGGTTTCACACGGTTTTTAACCGTTCCGCGGATGCCGGAGATGGATCTTGATCCAGAAACTAAAAAAAGCATTTTCATTGTAGTTTTATTAGCCGTGGGGGCAATCAGTGTTCTGGGTATTTTTAATTTGGCGGGTGGCTTGGGCCTATCCCTAAAGGATGTCTTTACTTGGACTTTTGGACAGACGCGTTTATTATATGCGTCCTTGCTCTTAGCTTGGGCTTTTTATTTATATAGTGATCGTTATGAATTGCGTGGCGGTAATTGGTTGGGCTTGTTTTTGTTTACAATGTCACTGCAAGCAACCCTGTCTTTGTTTGTCCCAATGGACCAATGGGATCAAGCCTTATCTCTCGGTAATGGAGGCGGACAAGTCGGCATGTTCTTGGCCGGCGTGTTTATTAATGTTATGGGCCTATATGCCTCAATCTTAATTGCCTTAAGTCTTTTGACCATTTCTTTCTTGTTGTTGTTTAATACGACCTTGAATCGGATGTTTGGTCGCGAGAGCTTGATTGGTAAGATTTTATATCCGATTAATTTTATTTTGAATAAGATTTTTAATCGCCACAAAGAAGAGGAGGAGGAAGAAAATGAAGAAAATGAGGAGGAAGAAGAGGAAGAAGAGGAAGAGGAGGAAGAAGAGGAAAATGAAGAGGAGGAATCTGACGAAGAGGAGCATGAGGAAAAAGAGGAACACGAGGAAGAGGAGGAGGAACCTGAAGAGGAAAAAGAGGAGGAAGAGGATGATAATGAGGTGGAGCTACCTGAGTTCATGAAAAAAGGAGACGTCGAGGAAGATAGTGATCCGTGGTGGATGGAAAAAAATAACGACGAAATTAGAGTGCCGTTAACGCTTTTGAATGATAAAAAAGAAAAACCAACTAGCGGCGACATTGAAGAGAATAAAGAAATTATCAAAAATACCTTAGAGCAATTTAAATTGTCCGTCGACATGGGCGCTGTTTGTGTTGGCCCAACGGTGACGCAATATACTTTTAAACCAGCGCGTGGGGTGAAATTGTCCAAGGTAACTACCTTAAGCAATGACTTGGCTTTGGCGCTAGCCGCTCATCCAATTCGTATCGAGGCGCCGATTCCGGGCAAGTCCTTGGTTGGTATTGAGGTGCCAAACAAGACCAAAGCGATGGTGAGCTTGAAGGAGATTTTAAGTTCTAAATCATATAAAGAGCGTAAGCATAATATGATGGTGGCATTAGGTAAGGATGTGGCTGGTCAAAATTGGCTAGATGATGTCACTAAGATGCCTCACTTATTGGTAGCGGGTGCAACCAACTCCGGTAAATCGGTTTGTTTAAATACGATTATTGTTAGTTTGTTATATCAGAACACCTCTGATGACCTGCGTTTTATTATGGTGGATCCGAAGCGCGTGGAATTACCAGGTTACAATGGCTTGCCACATTTATTATGCCCAGTCATTACGGATGTGAAACAAACTGTTAGTGCTTTGAATTGGTGTTTGCGGGAAATGGAGAGTAGATTTATTTTCTTGTCACGTGAAGGTTTCCGTAATATTCAGTCTTATAATGAGGCTAATCCAGACGTGAAGATGCCATACATTGTCTTTATTATTGATGAGTTGGCTGATTTGATGGTGACGGCATCTAAGGAAATCGAAACCGCGGTGATTCGTCTCGCACAGATGTCCCGTGCCGTTGGCATTCACTTGGTATTGGCAACCCAAAGACCGTCGGTGAATGTAATTACTGGCCTGATTAAGGCGAATATGCCAGCGCGTATTGCTTTTTCCGTAGCCTCTGGACAAGATTCGCGCACAATTTTAGATTCGATGGGCGCTGAGAAATTACTTGGTCAGGGTGATATGTTAGTTATTAATGCTCAGGTCTCCAAGCCACTACGTTTACAAGGAGCGTATTTAAGTGATGCAGAAATTAAAAAAGTGGTGAAATATATCAAGACTAAATCCAGCAAGCCGAATTTTATATCTGGTATATTGGAGCAGGCTAATACTGGTGGTGGTGGATCAATGATGAGTGGTGATGGTGGCGGCAATGGCGGTGATGATAAATTTGAAGAGGCGAAGGAGATGGTGATTAATTCCGGTAAAGCCTCGGCATCCTTGTTGCAAAGACGCATGAGTATCGGTTATTCTCGGGCCGCGCGCTTAATTGATTTATTGGAAGAGAATGGTATTGTCGGTCCAGCTAATGGCGCGAAAGCGCGTGAGATCTTGGTGACCAAGGAACAATATGAAGCAGTGAGTCATACCGCCATCAGCGGTGTCTCGGTTCATCGTCGCGATGAGGCCAGAGCGCCAAAGTCATTCTTGGGCGAAGAGGCTGATGAGGAAATAGGCGGTGCACCGATATTTAAGTCGTCCAGGGTGAAAAAAGAAGATGATGAAGAAGAAGATGAAGAAGATGAAGAAGATGAAGAAGAGGAGGAAGAGGAGGAAGAGGAAGAGGAAGAGGAGGAAGAGGAATCCGCCTCTTCGGCGGACGCTGACGCGGAAGATGATGAGAATGAAGATGAAAATGAAGAAGATGACGAAGAAGAGGATGAAGCTGAGGAAGAGACGGAGGAAGATGGCGAAAAGGGCGATGACTTGGAAGAGGATCATGGGAAATATTTCTCAAAATAG